CACCACCACCCCGACCACATCGACGGCGTGGCGGAGGTGGTGGCCGCGACGGGGGCGAAGGTGCTGGGGGCCGCGGCCGACGGCCACCGGCTGCCGGCGCTGGACCTGTCCGTGCACCCCGGCGATTCGATCCCGCTGGGGAGCGGCACGATCGAGGTGCTGGATAGCCCGGGCCACACGATCGGGCATGTCGCGCTGTTCATCCCCGAGGCGCACGCGGTGCTGTGCGGCGACACCCTCTTCTCGCTCGGCTGCGGGCGGCTGCTGGAGGGGACGCCGGCCGACATGTTCCGCGCCCTGCGCCTGCTGGACGCGCTGCCCGGGGACACGCTGGTGCTCTGCGGCCACGAGTACACCGAGAGCAACGCCCGCTTCGCCCTGACGGTGGAGCCGGACAACGCCGCGCTACGGGCGCGGGCGGAGGAGGTGCGGGAGCAGCGCAAGGCCGGCCACCCCACCGTGCCGACCACCCTGGACGAGGAGCGTGCCACCAACCCCTTCCTGCGCGCCGGGGACGAAGCGACGCTGGCCGCGCGGCGGGCGGCGAAGGACGTGTTCAAGGGCTGACCGCCGCATGAACCTGCGCGACACCGGGCTGGCGGCGGCCGACATCGTCGCGGCCCTCGACCTGCGCCCCCACCCGGAGGGCGGGCACTACCGCGAGACCTGGCGCGATGCCCCGGCCGATGGCGGGCGGGGCGCGGGAACCTCCATCCTCTTCCTCCTCGCGGCCGGGGAGCGCAGCCACTGGCACCGGGTGGACGCGGCGGAGGGCTGGCACTGGCACGCCGGCGCACCTCTCCTCCTCCGCGTCTCGGACGGGAGCGCGCCGGAGGGGGTGCGGCTGGGGCCGGACCTCGCCGCCGGGGAGACGCCTTTCGCGATGGTTCCGCAGGGCCACTGGCAGGCGGCGGAGAGCCTGGGCGCCTGGACGCTGGTGGGCTGCACCGTCAGCCCCGCCTTCCTGTTCGATGGCTTCGAGATGGCGCCGCCGGGGTGGGAGCCGGGGCGAACATAGACGGGGCAAACGTAGACGGGGCGGAGGTAGAAGGGGCCGCCTTGACGCGGCGGGCCCGGGGCGGGACACCCGGGGCCCACCCCACGAAGCCCCCGGCGCTCCAACCGCCGGGCGGCCAGGAGCAACACCTCCCATGTCCCAGCGCGTCTTCTCGGGCATCCAGCCCTCGGGCGTTCCCACCCTCGGCAACTACCTTGGCGCGCTGCGCAACTGGGTGCCGATGCAGGACACGAACGAGTGCATCTTCTGCGTGGTGGACCAGCACGCCATCACGCAGTTCCAGGACCCGAAGGAGCTGACGCGCCAGACCCGCGACATGGCCGCCGCCCTGCTGGCCTGCGGGCTGGACCCGGAGCGCTGCATCCTCTTCGTGCAGTCCCATGTCCACGCGCACACGCGGCTGGCCTGGATCTTCAACTGCGTGGCCCGCATCGGCTGGCTCAACCGGATGACGCAGTTCAAGGACAAGGCGGGGAAGGACCGGGACAACGCGGGCGCCGGCCTCTACGTCTACCCGAACCTGATGGCCGCCGACATCCACGCCTACCACGCCACGCGCGTGCCGGTGGGCGAGGACCAGAAGCAGCACCTGGAGCTGGCGAACGACATCGCGGAGAAGTTCAACCACGACTACGGCGTGGAGTTCTTCCCGCACATCGACCCACACATCATGGGGATTGCGGCGCGGGTGATGAGCCTGCGCGACGGCACGAAGAAGATGAGCAAGTCGGACCCCTCCGACCAGTCGCGCATCAACCTGAACGACGACGCCGACACCATCGCCCTGAAGATCCGCCGCGCGAAGACGGATGCGGAGCCGCTGCCCTCCGAAATGCAGGGGCTGGAGGGGCGGCCGGAGGCGCGCAACCTCGTCGGCATCCTTGCGGCCATCACTGACACGACGCCGGAGGAGGTTCTGCGCGGGCACGGCGGCCAGGGCTTCGGCACCTTCAAGGGGGTGCTGGCCGACGCGCTGGTGGCGCACCTGACCCCCATCGCGGACGAGACGCGCCGCCTCCTGGCCGATCCCGGCGCGGTGGACGCGCTGCTGCGCCGCGGCGCGGACCGAGCGCGGGAGATCGCGGAGCCGATCGTGGCGAAGGCGGAGGAACTGGTCGGCTTCCTGCCGCCGCGCTGACCCTTTCCCGCCCATGCT
This genomic window from Pararoseomonas sp. SCSIO 73927 contains:
- the gloB gene encoding hydroxyacylglutathione hydrolase; amino-acid sequence: MISSGNWTIRAVPNLSDNYAWLLRDEATGTVALCDPGEAEPNLAALQDMPEPGRLDWVLLTHHHPDHIDGVAEVVAATGAKVLGAAADGHRLPALDLSVHPGDSIPLGSGTIEVLDSPGHTIGHVALFIPEAHAVLCGDTLFSLGCGRLLEGTPADMFRALRLLDALPGDTLVLCGHEYTESNARFALTVEPDNAALRARAEEVREQRKAGHPTVPTTLDEERATNPFLRAGDEATLAARRAAKDVFKG
- a CDS encoding cupin domain-containing protein; translation: MNLRDTGLAAADIVAALDLRPHPEGGHYRETWRDAPADGGRGAGTSILFLLAAGERSHWHRVDAAEGWHWHAGAPLLLRVSDGSAPEGVRLGPDLAAGETPFAMVPQGHWQAAESLGAWTLVGCTVSPAFLFDGFEMAPPGWEPGRT
- the trpS gene encoding tryptophan--tRNA ligase; the protein is MSQRVFSGIQPSGVPTLGNYLGALRNWVPMQDTNECIFCVVDQHAITQFQDPKELTRQTRDMAAALLACGLDPERCILFVQSHVHAHTRLAWIFNCVARIGWLNRMTQFKDKAGKDRDNAGAGLYVYPNLMAADIHAYHATRVPVGEDQKQHLELANDIAEKFNHDYGVEFFPHIDPHIMGIAARVMSLRDGTKKMSKSDPSDQSRINLNDDADTIALKIRRAKTDAEPLPSEMQGLEGRPEARNLVGILAAITDTTPEEVLRGHGGQGFGTFKGVLADALVAHLTPIADETRRLLADPGAVDALLRRGADRAREIAEPIVAKAEELVGFLPPR